The genomic window AAGGCTGCTCGACCACTTCGCCGCACGGATCCGCGCCGGACAAAGCGACTGGAGCGACCTGCAGCTCGCACGGGCGGTGACCGGGTTGCTCCACCGCTGCCAACTCCAGGCCGTTGATGCGCGGAACGGCGCGATGCCGCCCTCGCCTGCGCTCTTCGATCGCCGTCAAGCAAAACGTCCATGGACGGACGTTTTGCGGTCGGATCGGAAATGACGGCTTCGCAAGAAGCCGGCATCCGCGACCAGGATGGTTGCGCAGCAGATCGGCCGCCTGCGCAGGGCGGAGATGGCGGTGTCATGCAGGAGATGCGGCGATACCGCTGCCTGAGCGACCTGCTCTTCTCCCTCCCGCAGGCGTGGCACGGCCGACCGCTCCTCTACGACCGGACGGAGGATGGGGCCTGGCGCAGCCACAGCATCCAGGCGGTACAGCAGGCGGTGCGACGGCTGGCCTGCTGGCTGGAGCGGCGGGGGATCCGCCCCGGCGACCGCATCGGCCTGCTGGCCGCCAACGCCCCCGCCTGGTGCATCGCCGACTTCGCCATCCTCCATCTGGGCGCGGTGACGGTTCCCGCCTACACCACCGATCCGGCGGAGCGGGTCACCGAACAGTTTCGCGACGCCGGCTGCCGGCTGATCATCGTCGACCCCGGCACCCAGCAGGAGAAGCTGCACGCGCTGCGCGACCTGCCGCACCTGTCGACGGAGGCCATCCCCCGGATCACCGCCGATGCGACACTCGATCCCGGCCCCGCCATCCCGCCGCCCGGGCGCGACGACCTGGCCACGCTGATCTACACCTCCGGCACCACCGGCGCGAGCAAGGGGGTGATGCTCACCCACGGCAACATCCTCGCCGACATCGCTGCAGCCCGAGCCGCGGTACCGGTCGGCCCGCGCGATTGCATGCTCTCCTTTCTGCCGCTCTCCCACGCCTTCGAGCGGAGCGTGGGCCAGTTCCTCGCCGTCGCCGCAGGCTGCCGAATCGCCTACGCCGAATCGATCACCACCCTCGAACGCGACATGACCGAGGTCCGCCCCACCATCCTGCTGACCGTCCCCCGACTGCTGGAACGGATCCACACCGCCGTACTCCGGCGGCTGGCCGCCCGGCCGGCGGTCGCCCGCCGCCTGTTCGACACCGCCCAGCGGCTCGGCCTGCGCCGCAGCCGACATCGGCTCCCGCCCCTGCTGCTCCCCTGCTGGTGGCTGCTCGACCGGGTCGTCCACCGACCGATCCGGGCGCGCATGGGTGGCAGGCTGCGGCTGCTGGTCTGCGGCGGCGCGCCGCTCGACCCCGAGATCGGGCGTTTCGCACTCGCTGCCGGCATCCCGCTGCTGCCCGGCTACGGTCTGAGCGAATGCGCACCGGTGGTCAGCGTCAACCGACCTGGCGCGGTCGATCCCGAGAGCGTCGGTCCGCCGCTGCCCGGGGTGGAGCTGCGTATCGCCGACGACGGCGAGCTGATGATCCGCGGAGCGATGGTGATGCGCGGCTACTGGAGGCGTCCGGAGGAGACGGCTCGGGTACGCGATCCGGAGGGGTGGCTGCACAGCGGCGATCTGGGATTCCTCGACGAGAAGGGTCACCTGCACATCCGCGGCCGCAAGAAGGAGCTGATCGTGCTCTCCAACGGCGAGAACATCGCTCCTGTGCCCATCGAGCAGCGGATCGCTCGCGATCCCTGCATCGATCAGGTGCTCATCGCCGGCGACGGGCGCCCGTGGCTGATCGCCCTTGTGGTCTGCAGCGCAGAAGGCCGAAGCCGGATGGCGCGCGAGGGGGTGAAGGATGCGGCGGCGTGGATGACGGAGCGGATCGACCGCACGGCCGCCCCCCACCTGCCCCACTACGCCCGGATCCGCGGCTGTCTGATCTGCGACGTTCCGTGGAGCCAGGACAACGGGCTGTGCACCCCGACCGGCAAATACCGGCGCGGGCGCATCCTCGCCCGCCACCGTCGGGAGATCGACGCCCTCTACGCCCGGATCGCCCACACCCCACCCCCCCGCCGGGGAGGAGGAGACGGACACACGGGGGACGAAGGGGGCTAGAGCTCCGCTTCCGGCGCCTCCTGCCCCTCCGCCGGCGCGGAGGAGGCTTCCTCCTCCGGCTCGGGCTCCGCGCGGCGAGAAACCGCCGCCATGCGCCGCTTGGCCAATCCGGTACCGGCCGGAAGCAGACGCCCGAGGATCACGTTCTCCTTCAACCCCCGCAGCCAATCTTCCTTGCCGGCCAGCGCCGCTTCTGTGATCACCCGGGTGGTCTCCTGGAAGGACGCGGCGGAGATGAAGGAGTCGGTATTGAGCGCCGACTTTGTGATCCCCATCAGGACGTGCTCGTAGCGGATCGGCGGCTTCCCCTCCGCCTCGAAGCGGCGGTTCATCTGCATCACATCGCGCCGCTCGACAAGATCGCCGACAATGAAATCGGAGGCGCCGGGGTCGGTCACCTGCACCTTGCGCATCATCTGGCGCACGATCACCTCGATGTGCTTGTCGTTGATCTTCACCCCCTGCAGGCGGTAGACCTCCTGCACCTCGTTGGTCAGATACTTGGCCAACTCCTCGATCCCCAGCACCTGCAGGATGTCCTGCGGCGCGGGCGCCCCCTCCATCAGGAGGTCGCCGCGGCGGACGCGATCCCCCTCCTGCACGATGATGTGGCTCCCCTTGGGGATCTGGTACTCGACCGACTCCCGGGCCGGATCGTCGGGCTGGATCAACACCCGGCGTTTGCCTCGGATGTCCTTGCCGAAGGCGATGGTGCCATCGCAGCTGGCGATAAAGGCGAGGTTCTTCGGCTTACGCGCCTCAAGCAGCTCCACCACCCGCGGCAGGCCGCCGGTGATGTCGCGCGTCTTGGTGGTCTCCCGCGGCAGGCGAGCGAGCACGTCACCGGCGCGGACCTCCTGCCCATCCTCCACCGCCAGGATGGCTCCGGGCGAGAGGAAGTAGCGTGCCGGCAGGCGGGTGCGCTCGATCAACACCGGCTCCCCCTCCGGGTCCGCCGGATCGACGATCTGCATCTGCGGCTGCAGCTTGGTTCTGCGCGAATCCTGCAGCTGGATCACCACCCGGTTGGAGAGCCCGGTCACCTCGTCGGTCTCGTCGCGCACCGTCTTGCCGGGGATCAGGTCGACGTGACGCGCCACGCCGTCCACCTCGGAGATCAGCGGCATCACGTAGGGATCCCACTCGACCAACCGCTGCCCCGGGGTAACGGTGTCGCCCTCGGCGACCAGCAGCCGCGAGCCGTAGGGAACGCGATGACGCTCGATCTCCTTGCCCTGGGCGTCGCATACCCGCACCTCGGCATGGCGGTTGATCACCAACCGCTCGCCGTTGCGGTCGCGCACGTCGACCATGTCGGCGAAGCGCACCGTGCCGCTGAAGCGGGCGTCGACGAAGGCCTGCTCGGCCGCACGGGAGGCGGTGCCGCCGACGTGGAAGGTGCGCATGGTCAGCTGCGTGCCCGGCTCACCGATCGACTGGGCGGCGATCACCCCCACCGCCTCGCCGACCGAGACCAGCCGGCCCGTGGCCAGATCGCGCCCGTAGCACTGCGCGCAGACCCCGTCGGGCGACTCGCAGGTGAGCACCGAGCGGATCTTCACCGTCTCGATCCCCGCCTCCTCGATCTTCCGCGCCACATCCTCGTTGAGCAGCGTCCCGCCGGGGACGATCTCCTCACCACTCACCGGATCGACCGCCGGCTCCAGCAGCACCCGGCCGAGCACCCGCTCGGAGAGGGGTTCGATCACCTCCCCCCCCTCAACCAGGGCCGAGTATTCGATCCCCCGACTGGTGCCGCAATCCTCCTCGCGCACCACCGCATCCTGCGCCACGTCGACCAGGCGGCGGGTGAGGTAGCCGGAGTTGGCGGTCTTCAGCGCCGTATCGGCCAGCCCCTTGCGGGCGCCGTGGGTGGAGATGAAGTACTGCAACACCGTCAATCCCTCACGGAAGTTGGCGGTGATCGGCGTCTCGATGATCGATCCGTCCGGCTTGGCCATCAGGCCGCGCATGCCGGCGAGCTGGCGGATCTGCTGCGCCGAACCGCGGGCACCGGAGTCGGCCATCATGTAGATCGGGTTGAACGACTTGCCCTTCTCCCGCTTGTTACCGTCGGGGCTGACCCACTCGGCGGCGGAGAGGGTCTCCATCATCACCCGGGCCACCTTGTCGGTGGTGTTGGTCCAGAGGTCGACCACCTTGTTGTAGCGCTCGCCGGCGGTGATCAGCCCGTCGGCATACTGCTGCTCCACCGCCCGCACCTCCTGTTCGGTGGCGCGTACCAGCTGCTGCTTCTCCTCCGGCACGATCACGTCGCCCAGGCCGAATGAGGCGCCGGAGAGGGTGGCGTACTGGTAGCCGAACTCCTTGAGGCGGTCGGCGAAGAGCACCGTCGCCTTGGGGCCGGCCTGGCGATAGCTCTCCTCGATCAGGCCAGCCACCTCCTTTTTGGTCAAGACGCGGTTGATCCGGGAGAAATCGATCTCCTCCGGCAGGATGGTCGAGAGGATCGCCCGCCCCACCGTGGTCTGCTCCAGCCGGCCGCGGATACGGCAGGTGATCCGGCTGTGCACCGACACCGCGCCGGCGTCGAGCGCACGCGCCGCCTCATCCGGCGAGGCGAACCGCATCCCCTCACCCCTGGCGAAGGGCTTCTCACGGGTCATGTAGTAGATGCCGAGGATCATATCCTGCGTCGGCACGATCACCGGCTTGCCGGTGGCCGGCGAGAGGATGTTGTTGGTGCTCATCATCAGGGTGCGCGCCTCCATCTGTGCCTCGACGGAGAGCGGAATATGCACCGCCATCTGGTCGCCGTCGAAGTCGGCGTTGAAGGCGGTACAGACCAGCGGATGGAGCTGGATCGCCTTGCCCTCGATGAGCAGCGGTTCAAACGCCTGGATCCCCAGCCGGTGGAGCGTCGGCGCACGGTTGAGCAATACTGGATGTTCGCGGATCACCTCGGCCAGGATGTCCCACACCTCGGGGATCCCCTGCTCGACCAGCTTCTTCGACTGTTTGATGGTGCTGGAGAGGCCGCGCTCCTCCAGCTTGTTGAAGATGAAGGGCTTGAACAGCTCCAGCGCCATCTTCTTGGGCAGACCGCACTGATGGAGCTTGAGGTTGGGCCCGACCACGATCACCGAACGGCCGGAGTAGTCGACTCGCTTGCCGAGCAAGTTCTGGCGGAAGCGCCCCTGCTTGCCCTTGATGATGTCGGAGAGCGACTTGAGCGGGCGGCGGTTGTTGCCGGTGATCGGCTTGGAGCGGCGGGAGTTGTCGAGCAGCGCGTCGACCGCCTCCTGCAGCATCCGCTTCTCGTTGCGGGTGATGATCTCCGGCGCATTGAGCTCGAGCAGGCGGCGCAGACGGTTGTTGCGGTTGATCACCCGGCGGTAGAGGTCG from Zetaproteobacteria bacterium includes these protein-coding regions:
- the rpoC gene encoding DNA-directed RNA polymerase subunit beta', whose protein sequence is MQELLNMFRKPSSIDDFDGLRVSLASPEKIRSWSYGEIKKPETINYRTFKPERDGLFCAKIFGPIKDYECLCGKYKRLKHRGVVCEKCGVEVIQSKVRRERMGHIELAAPVAHIWFLKSLPSRIGLLLDKTLKELERILYFESYVVLDPGLTSLDQYQVLTEEEYIDAFEEYGEEFRVGMGAEAIREMLASIDLEEERQSLRAQIAATKAVTKLTKLTKRLKTIEAMIGSGNRPEWVILEVIPVLPPEIRPLVPLDGGRFATSDLNDLYRRVINRNNRLRRLLELNAPEIITRNEKRMLQEAVDALLDNSRRSKPITGNNRRPLKSLSDIIKGKQGRFRQNLLGKRVDYSGRSVIVVGPNLKLHQCGLPKKMALELFKPFIFNKLEERGLSSTIKQSKKLVEQGIPEVWDILAEVIREHPVLLNRAPTLHRLGIQAFEPLLIEGKAIQLHPLVCTAFNADFDGDQMAVHIPLSVEAQMEARTLMMSTNNILSPATGKPVIVPTQDMILGIYYMTREKPFARGEGMRFASPDEAARALDAGAVSVHSRITCRIRGRLEQTTVGRAILSTILPEEIDFSRINRVLTKKEVAGLIEESYRQAGPKATVLFADRLKEFGYQYATLSGASFGLGDVIVPEEKQQLVRATEQEVRAVEQQYADGLITAGERYNKVVDLWTNTTDKVARVMMETLSAAEWVSPDGNKREKGKSFNPIYMMADSGARGSAQQIRQLAGMRGLMAKPDGSIIETPITANFREGLTVLQYFISTHGARKGLADTALKTANSGYLTRRLVDVAQDAVVREEDCGTSRGIEYSALVEGGEVIEPLSERVLGRVLLEPAVDPVSGEEIVPGGTLLNEDVARKIEEAGIETVKIRSVLTCESPDGVCAQCYGRDLATGRLVSVGEAVGVIAAQSIGEPGTQLTMRTFHVGGTASRAAEQAFVDARFSGTVRFADMVDVRDRNGERLVINRHAEVRVCDAQGKEIERHRVPYGSRLLVAEGDTVTPGQRLVEWDPYVMPLISEVDGVARHVDLIPGKTVRDETDEVTGLSNRVVIQLQDSRRTKLQPQMQIVDPADPEGEPVLIERTRLPARYFLSPGAILAVEDGQEVRAGDVLARLPRETTKTRDITGGLPRVVELLEARKPKNLAFIASCDGTIAFGKDIRGKRRVLIQPDDPARESVEYQIPKGSHIIVQEGDRVRRGDLLMEGAPAPQDILQVLGIEELAKYLTNEVQEVYRLQGVKINDKHIEVIVRQMMRKVQVTDPGASDFIVGDLVERRDVMQMNRRFEAEGKPPIRYEHVLMGITKSALNTDSFISAASFQETTRVITEAALAGKEDWLRGLKENVILGRLLPAGTGLAKRRMAAVSRRAEPEPEEEASSAPAEGQEAPEAEL
- a CDS encoding long-chain fatty acid--CoA ligase, whose protein sequence is MQEMRRYRCLSDLLFSLPQAWHGRPLLYDRTEDGAWRSHSIQAVQQAVRRLACWLERRGIRPGDRIGLLAANAPAWCIADFAILHLGAVTVPAYTTDPAERVTEQFRDAGCRLIIVDPGTQQEKLHALRDLPHLSTEAIPRITADATLDPGPAIPPPGRDDLATLIYTSGTTGASKGVMLTHGNILADIAAARAAVPVGPRDCMLSFLPLSHAFERSVGQFLAVAAGCRIAYAESITTLERDMTEVRPTILLTVPRLLERIHTAVLRRLAARPAVARRLFDTAQRLGLRRSRHRLPPLLLPCWWLLDRVVHRPIRARMGGRLRLLVCGGAPLDPEIGRFALAAGIPLLPGYGLSECAPVVSVNRPGAVDPESVGPPLPGVELRIADDGELMIRGAMVMRGYWRRPEETARVRDPEGWLHSGDLGFLDEKGHLHIRGRKKELIVLSNGENIAPVPIEQRIARDPCIDQVLIAGDGRPWLIALVVCSAEGRSRMAREGVKDAAAWMTERIDRTAAPHLPHYARIRGCLICDVPWSQDNGLCTPTGKYRRGRILARHRREIDALYARIAHTPPPRRGGGDGHTGDEGG